CGGAAAAAGCCAGGGTGATGAAAAGCAGGGCGACCGTGATTTTATTGATTGACGTTTTATGCTTTAGCCATGATTCATTTTTTCTAGCCAGCATGACCAGGGCGAAAATCAGAGATATCGCGAAGGCCAGCCAGGCCGCTCTGGAAAAGGTAACGAGCAAGGCCGTGAAAATGGTGATAAAGGACGCCAGTAAAATATTTTTTTTGTTTTTTACTGATTCTTCGAAATATTGCCAGACGACAAACAGTAAAACAATGACTAAAAATCCGGCTAAAATATTGGGATGAGGCAGCGCGCCGAAAGCTCGAAGCGTACGGCCCGCTGAAGTTTCCACCACTGATACGCCGAGCGTCTGCGGATTCTGCGCGGCCATGCCCAGCCATTTATTGGCCGAAACGGTTTGATTGAAAAACTGGTTGATGGCCAATGCCCCTTGAATCAGTCCGGCTGAGATAACGGCCCAGCAAAATTTCTTTTTATTAAAGGGAAGATAAATTATGAGCAGAGAAAAAGCCAAAGTCGAGCCTAAAATCGTTAATTTATAAAATGAATAGCTTTGATTTTGAGAAAAATAAATATTGGTTGCCAAGGCCAACGTGACAATGACAGTGGCAATGAGGGTTTTTTTGATCTTGATTTTTTTTGATATTTTATTTAACCCGCCATTTTTGAAAAAATAAATCAATGACGCGGCGATGAGAATGAAAAGAAGAATTTGCGTGGCGTACAATGACCGAGTTTGATATTCTAAATATTCTCCGCGCCAAACGCCCGGTTCGAAAATCCAGCGCGTCTGCCAAGGCAGCAGGAAAATAAAAGCGTAAAAAAGCCATTCAATTATTTTTTGCAGTTTCTTCATAATATTTTAAAATCGATTCGTATCTGAGTTTGAATTTACGATTGTATTCCAGCCTCCGATCGTTTGAGTGCATTTTGATGATGTCGTCTTGCAAAATTACGTCCGTGGTCGGTTCATCGGCCGCGGCTTTCAATTTCGGAGGTAAAATATTAAGTTGGTATTTTTTCGCGACAGCTTCCATGGCCGAGCGATGGCGGGACGTTTTTAGAGTGGAGCGGATTTTGTTTTCGGCGGTTGTTTTGATGGTTCTCCTGTCGCTTATCGGCGAAGCCAGGTGGTTCGGCAAATATTTCTTCACCCAACGATTATGAAAAGTAAAGCAGATGTTTTTCCTGATGAAAATCGGATAAAACTGCGCTTGCCAGTAAATAAAATGGATGTCCGTTTTTTCCGATTGGTATTTTTCGAGTGAGAGGCTGTCTTCGGACAGAAAAAAACTCATGCAGATTTTGTTTTTGAAATCGTCATCGGTCGGTCTTTGACCGAGCAGTTCCATGGCCGAGACGGCCAAGAGCCTGGTTAGCCATAATGTTTTCGGTCGGCAAAATATCGCCAAGTCAATATCGCTTTCTTCGCGCGAATTGCTGTATGCCAGTGTATTGCAGACGCAGATCATTTGAATAAACGGAATTTTTGATAACAGAAAGAAAAGCTTTCGCGCTTTCTTGAATTTTTTTTCCGCTATTTTGTATCTGGTTTTCCTGAGAGAGACCGAATTTTCTTTGCCGCGCAAAAAATAAAAACCCTGTCGGGTTTGTATTTTTTTTTGAAGAGTCGCCGAGGTTTCAAGCAATCGTTTGATTTGAAACAATTCGGCGTCGAGCGGATCGCCTTGCGGCGAAAGCAAATATTTATAAACTTCAAAAGCGGTCAGCGGATATGAAAAAATGTCAAAATAGACGATCGTGGCCAAGATGGCCTTTTCTTCTCTCGACAAGTCTTTCATATATGAATTTGGGATCTCGATTAAACGGTTTCTGTTTTGGCGCTTTTAAAAATCATGTATTGCTGAAGCGCGGTCAGCACCGTGGTGACCAGCCAGTATAAGGCGAGGCCTCCGGGTAATTGCAAACCTATGAAAAAGGTGATGGCGGGCATGAAATATTTCATGGATTTGTTCATGCCGGCCAGCATGGACTCGTCTTTGGAGCCGGCGTCCACTTTTTTGGGCTGCGGCGTGATCGGCAGCATTCTGGCTTGAAAATATTGAGCGATGGCCGCCGCGGCAGCCAGATAGACGCTCGGCAGAGACAAGTCCAGGATGCCGAAAAACATGGAATTGACCTGTCCCGGGTTTTGCACGAACGGATATAACAAATCAAAACCGTTATTGGACAAACCGTTGCGAAAAACTTGATAAACCGCGAGCAAAAAAGGTAATTGAATAATCAGCGGCAAACACGATGACAGCGGATTAACTTTCTGTTCCTTATAAAGCTTCATCGTTTCCTCGGTCATTTTTTGCTTATCAGCTCCGTATTTGCTTTTGAGCTCAGCCAGTTTGGGTTGCAACTTTTGCATTTCTTTTTGAGATTTCAAGGCTCGAGCGGAAAGCGGCAACAAAATCACTTTGATGATTATGGTTAAAGCTATGATGGCCAAGCCGATGTCTTGACCGGGGATGACGTTATACAGCCAAATCAAAAGATTATATAAGGGCTGATATAATACGGTGTTGAATAATTGAATCATAATTTATTTTTATTTTTTATGTTCTTCCTTTTCGGCCGGAGTTTCTTCGACCTCGGCTTCAGGTTCTTTCGCGTCGCCGACCTCATCATCTATCGAGGTCTTTTTTGTTTTTTCCGCGCCTTTGGCGTCAGCGGAAATTTCTTTGCCTGTTTCTTCTTCTTTAATATTGATTTTCCAACCAGTTAATTTCGAAGCCAGTCTGACGTTCTGTCCTTCGCGGCCGATGGTCAGAGACAATTGGTCTTGAGGCACGGTCACGGTGGCGATTTTCGCTTCTTCATCCAAGCTGATCGATGAGACTTGAGCCGGCAGCAAAGCATTGGTTATATATTTGGCCGGATTTTCGTCGTATTTGATAATGTCTATTTTTTCTCCGTTAAGCTCGCTGATGATCGTTTGAATTCGCGCGCCCTTT
The genomic region above belongs to Candidatus Bipolaricaulota bacterium and contains:
- a CDS encoding YidC/Oxa1 family membrane protein insertase; this translates as MIQLFNTVLYQPLYNLLIWLYNVIPGQDIGLAIIALTIIIKVILLPLSARALKSQKEMQKLQPKLAELKSKYGADKQKMTEETMKLYKEQKVNPLSSCLPLIIQLPFLLAVYQVFRNGLSNNGFDLLYPFVQNPGQVNSMFFGILDLSLPSVYLAAAAAIAQYFQARMLPITPQPKKVDAGSKDESMLAGMNKSMKYFMPAITFFIGLQLPGGLALYWLVTTVLTALQQYMIFKSAKTETV
- a CDS encoding O-antigen ligase family protein; amino-acid sequence: MKKLQKIIEWLFYAFIFLLPWQTRWIFEPGVWRGEYLEYQTRSLYATQILLFILIAASLIYFFKNGGLNKISKKIKIKKTLIATVIVTLALATNIYFSQNQSYSFYKLTILGSTLAFSLLIIYLPFNKKKFCWAVISAGLIQGALAINQFFNQTVSANKWLGMAAQNPQTLGVSVVETSAGRTLRAFGALPHPNILAGFLVIVLLFVVWQYFEESVKNKKNILLASFITIFTALLVTFSRAAWLAFAISLIFALVMLARKNESWLKHKTSINKITVALLFITLAFSVAKSDLVMTRLKIDQRLEIKSVNERISGYNDSWEIFKSSTWFGAGLGDYTVSLSKIHPDWRAFELQPVHNSLLLAIIELGAITFATIIILIALPMKKTFSKIKKRLEETDIVFPLAMIIALGVIGLFDHFLWSLYFGNLLLVFSTLLIKDTSQEKDTL